CCTGAAAGGGGTGCACCGTGTGCCTGGTTTACTGGTTTGTACCCGATCATTCTTCGTGTATATTAACAAAATCTGCAATTCAGTTGGATACTTGCTCACTGGATCATCATGCATGTTTGCTTCTTCAATATAAAACCAGTGTTAATGAATGGCCTAATGAGGACTTCTTTCACCAAGTTTACATACCCAGTTTCCGGCTCCCATGTATTTATATACCGGATCAAAGAGCACTCGACTAGTCAGAATAGTTACCTGCAATTACAGTAACAAATAGAATTTCCCTTAACATGTTCATCATCCAGGATTTACTATTACAGTAGGTTTAGTTCTGCAATCTGAAATAATAGCCCTGTTTTAATAGATGATCGGGATCCAACTAGTTCACATGCTGAAAATCGTCAAGATTTTCCAGTTCTTGCTAATTCTGTAAACTCTCCAGGCTGTCAAAATCCTAAAATGGCTTATCGAGTaaaataacttcaaaaagaaCGAGTCACGTATAAGCAGCCAGATGCTAGATACAGCCCACTCAGGGAAAATATATATGTAATACATGTAAGATGTTTAAATGAGTAAGGGACTTAAAAAAGGCAAAGCCCTTACAAGAATCTGTATTAGAGAGATCTCATACTACTGCTCCAGTATACTATGGTATTTGATTTGATTCCCTAACAATCTCTTTTACAATATGAATGAATCTTCGCCGAGATGTGGGCAGTCTTGAGAGAGTTAAACAAAAGCCCTGCAATCTGACAATTTTTTGCACACGACATAGATAAGTTAAACCAACCGAGCATATTTAGAGTAAGTGTGTATAGTTTAAGAGCGCAGATTGGTAGTTACCTTCTACTAATACCCTCCAACTGAGCCTTCCTGATCTCTTCTTCTGGAGGGACGCCGCCATTGTCCCAAGAGTCCATTCTTGCTGTATCGCCGCTATAGAGACACAATTTCTGGAGGTATAATTCTTCAGACTCCTCCAATTTCAAGCTTTTCAGCTGTTCTTTCATGATACGCATGGGCTCAAATAACCAATCAAAAACCCTGCCTTCTGGCCTGTTCAGGCTCGTTAACTCCACATTATTACCTGAAAAGGCAGTGCGGAATACAGGTCAAGACTTTCAAGAGGGCAAGAGTTTCAAAAACATATAAGCTTCAGTCTCTTACTCAAAAGAAATCCTGATGAGTCGCTCTTAATGGAGGTGAGGAAGCACTCCAGGAATACACAAGCGGGGATTCCTACGTTAACTatcttattgttcttattctgtTGCCAAGCATCTAGGTCCAAAATCGTAATGGCACCCTTTCTGAGAAGCTCTTTTCCAACATTTTCGCATCCTTTGAAAAAATTGTCCCATATCTGATCAATGCGTACTGTCAGATTTTATTCCAGTTTTATAAAACTTTCTTAACATTCAATTTTCCTTCTCATTCAGTAGGGGTCTGAAATTCACATCCACTACATACCAGCCTAGCATTGAGCGCTTTCATCTTTTCTGAATATGTCCTTTGACGAGGCTCCATATAAGCGGTGTTGAGTCGTTCATGCAATCCTCTCACTGGGAGCAAAGAACTGACATTCACTTCCTCTCGATACTTAGGTCTGCCAGCCCAAATGGAAAATGGTCACGATATTGCACGCTAGTGTGTGCAGGCATGCAGCCACTTAATGTATACGGAGTATGAGACATCTGAATGGGCAAAGAATACCTGGGAAAGCAAGAACCTTCTCTCAGATATATAAGATCGTTGGTGTACTCATCAAAAATCGATACTGAAGCTATGGCGTACAGCAATCCTTTCTTAGCAGACTCTTCCTGCGCATAGGACCAGAAACATTAATAAATCAGTCAAAAGTATATTCATGAATATAAAGCACTTCCTTTCATTCCTTCATTTCATCAATTTCTTGAATCACTCTCACTAAACAAGAATACCTGATATGCAACAACAGCAGCATAGCACCCGAATCCAACGCTGGAAAGAATTCCACCAACGACTGCTAGAACAACACCAACTGGCCACAGCAATACTAAAAGACCAGCAAAGGGGACACAAACAGTTTCTAGAAATGGTCCCTCTCTCCCTATAAGATCTTGCATCAGTCTATGCCATCCTTTAATAAGCAATATCGGGGCTTTGTAAATTGTTATCAGCGGAATAAATATCACATCGATCAGAACTCCAACAATTGCGCACAAGATGCACCCCGGAATTTGCAAAACCCTGCACACGACAAGAAATTTTTAGTCTTCTAGCAGAAAGAAATCAGAGGACTATCATGCATTAGGAGAAGTGTTGAATTAGGAGAAAGAGACATACTTCAATTCAATGGGATCCTCTCCGTCCGACTCGAGCAGACCATTCATGACAGAGAAATATGAATGAAAGGAGAAATCTGCAAAATCTCGTACAATGGTACATGCTCCCCAAAGGTTGCTCAAGGTACCATCCTAAAATCAAGCAGTGTAACAAGCATAAGTCTCCAGATTTTCGGCAATTTGGATTCATTGATCAGTATCAGAAAAGAGGATATTATGACTACAGATAACCAACTTCATATTCTGAGCTTATAAGTCAAACAAGTACCGTGAAACATCTGAGCAACCTGATAGGAGGTGA
The Silene latifolia isolate original U9 population chromosome 11, ASM4854445v1, whole genome shotgun sequence genome window above contains:
- the LOC141611243 gene encoding putative membrane protein At3g27390 produces the protein MATAKEIIKYIAYALLFLPVFAFLLLLGAFKIAFIGPYVCLLIAFGDIAILIGLWPCHLFYSIYCIIRTKKFGPFMKCLLVILSPIPILAWTVVGVLGTVTMAVYYAVVWPVMETFKAISREGSSPPIRLLRCFTDGTLSNLWGACTIVRDFADFSFHSYFSVMNGLLESDGEDPIELKVLQIPGCILCAIVGVLIDVIFIPLITIYKAPILLIKGWHRLMQDLIGREGPFLETVCVPFAGLLVLLWPVGVVLAVVGGILSSVGFGCYAAVVAYQEESAKKGLLYAIASVSIFDEYTNDLIYLREGSCFPRPKYREEVNVSSLLPVRGLHERLNTAYMEPRQRTYSEKMKALNARLIWDNFFKGCENVGKELLRKGAITILDLDAWQQNKNNKIVNVGIPACVFLECFLTSIKSDSSGFLLSNNVELTSLNRPEGRVFDWLFEPMRIMKEQLKSLKLEESEELYLQKLCLYSGDTARMDSWDNGGVPPEEEIRKAQLEGISRRLQGFCLTLSRLPTSRRRFIHIVKEIVRESNQIP